TACGCCATAAAGTTGAACGATCAATTCCAAGACGTTTTGCTGCGCGGGAAAGGTTTTGATTCTCCAATTCTACGACCCTCTCAATTACGCGTTTTTCAATCTCGATTAAGCTTCCCTGAATTAATACAGCTTCACCTTCTCTGAATCGATTGCTCCTTTGGAATTCATTAGGACCTTCAACACGAGGGTTCTCGCTGAACTGCGGAGAGAAATCGCTCATTGAGCTTGTTATATCATCGTGGTAAAGAAGATTCGCAAATTCATCTTTGTTTTGGGCAACAAAGGATATAACCGCCAAGCTTTCGGGTTGAATCATATCTGTTTCAGCTAGTACGATGAGCTTTTCAACACAATTTCTAAGTTCTCTAACATTTCCGGGCCAGTGATATTTTTCAAAGGCTTGATAAACTTCCTCAGAATACTTAAGATTAGGTTTTCCTAATTTAAGAGAAAGGTCACTTAGAAATCGATTCATTAACAGCCGAATGTCGCCTTTTCGTTCTCGCAAGGGTGGAACCCTTAGTCCTAAGACGTGTAAACGATAAAATAAGTCTGCTCGGAATTCATTCTTTTCCACCGCATCGTTTAGTTTACGGTGTGTTGCAGAGATGAGGCGAACATCAACTGGAATAACTCGGTCTCCACCGACTCTCATAACTTCTCTTTCCTGGAGTACACGCAAAAGACGTGCTTGAACATGAAGTGGTAACTCTCCAACTTCATCTAAAAAAAGCGTCCCTTTATGAGCTAATTCAAAAAGTCCAACTTTTCCCCCTTTACGAGCACCAGTAAAAGCCCCTTCTTCATAGCCAAACAGTTCGCTTTCCAGTAAATGCTCTGGTAAAGCAGCACAGTTAATAGCCACAAAAGGTCCATTCTTGCGCAAACTAACCTGATGGATTCCTTGAGCTAGAAGCTCTTTTCCGGTTCCCGATTCCCCTTGAATCAAAATACTACTATCTGTCTTGGCATATTTTCGGGCCTGATCCAATACTAAGCGGACAGGTTCACTATTCCCTGCAAAATCTCTTAGGGAAAATTTAGAAACTAAGCCTTTGTCATGTAGTTTTCGGCGGATATTATATTCAGCTTGTTGAATCTCTAAAGTATTTTGCAAAGTTAATACCGTCCCCAGATGAATCTCGCGATCAATAATCGGGTAAAGATTGATGACTAAATCCTTACCGTTCACTCTTTCCGGATACCCAAATAATTTCTTAGAGTGAATGTCTTCAAGCAGTTGGGGGCGAAACACTTTTTTAGCAGGCTGTCCTAAAATCTCCAGGTTAACTCCCAACATTTTTTGGGCTTCGGCATTTAGGTTCAAAATATTTTCGTTTCTATCAATTGTAACGACTCCTTCGTGAACTGCATTTAAAATTACGGTACTGAGAGCCGTCTTGGCCCGATCTATTTCGAGAGCCTCAATAAGGTGCTCGGCCTGCAAAATCGCTGTAGTGATAGACTCTGGGCCAGATTTGATTAAGTGCACGGGACGTTGCAAAATTTCGGAATAACGAACAGCAATCGTATCTCCTACAATTATTTTAGTTTGAGCAAAATCAGATTCCTTAATGGAATGAAGTGTCTCATTTTCTTCTTTCAGTTCACAAATATAGCAGTTGAGTCCAATCATTTGTGCAATAGTTTGGCACCCTTTAATAACGGTCGGAAAACCAATAATGCCAAACGGGCCTTCTTTATCCCTTAAAGGGTAGAGGGCACGCAAGATATCATATCCAGTCACTTCGACTTCAACAACAGGGATATTAACCGCCTGACGAATCAATGAAGCCGTTCCCCCACGACTAATGATAACTTCAACACCATAATTAAGCGCCTTTTTAGCGGCCTCTGCCCCGTCGCGCATATCGGCAACGATAATTTGACAAGGTTTATTCAATTCTTGAACAGTTTTTTTAGCTTCCTCGGCGAGTTCAGTATAAGGAGCGATAAATAAAACTCGCGAATAATCCATAAGCCCTTATTGTCCCCTTTTCTACAATATAATCTCTACTGGTTCCTTTTAGTGATTCATCCAATGGTTAAATACTACTATCCATCGGTATATACCCTTCCTTATTAGACTATATGTCGTTTAAATTATTTTAAGGGTATGCCATGAACTCAGCAC
This sequence is a window from Desulfosporosinus sp. Sb-LF. Protein-coding genes within it:
- a CDS encoding sigma 54-interacting transcriptional regulator yields the protein MDYSRVLFIAPYTELAEEAKKTVQELNKPCQIIVADMRDGAEAAKKALNYGVEVIISRGGTASLIRQAVNIPVVEVEVTGYDILRALYPLRDKEGPFGIIGFPTVIKGCQTIAQMIGLNCYICELKEENETLHSIKESDFAQTKIIVGDTIAVRYSEILQRPVHLIKSGPESITTAILQAEHLIEALEIDRAKTALSTVILNAVHEGVVTIDRNENILNLNAEAQKMLGVNLEILGQPAKKVFRPQLLEDIHSKKLFGYPERVNGKDLVINLYPIIDREIHLGTVLTLQNTLEIQQAEYNIRRKLHDKGLVSKFSLRDFAGNSEPVRLVLDQARKYAKTDSSILIQGESGTGKELLAQGIHQVSLRKNGPFVAINCAALPEHLLESELFGYEEGAFTGARKGGKVGLFELAHKGTLFLDEVGELPLHVQARLLRVLQEREVMRVGGDRVIPVDVRLISATHRKLNDAVEKNEFRADLFYRLHVLGLRVPPLRERKGDIRLLMNRFLSDLSLKLGKPNLKYSEEVYQAFEKYHWPGNVRELRNCVEKLIVLAETDMIQPESLAVISFVAQNKDEFANLLYHDDITSSMSDFSPQFSENPRVEGPNEFQRSNRFREGEAVLIQGSLIEIEKRVIERVVELENQNLSRAAKRLGIDRSTLWRKRRLDK